A genome region from Eurosta solidaginis isolate ZX-2024a chromosome 2, ASM4086904v1, whole genome shotgun sequence includes the following:
- the LOC137241100 gene encoding uncharacterized protein, whose protein sequence is MAFVVSEEDEESLRKQCENASLEDVTDQTKKVGPKGQLPPIKLGMSFSDWKQKKEAEQDNTSIKPERLWKPPAQIRQKQNFSGPFFESNQLPEYYNNNQISRSQQQNFPNFNAFPPRPNNQQGRRNFFQDQAIPPLKPPPAFDDVDDQRWYNGPLMQPMFPPMPRKPRLQQQGMRTNTSGQYNNRFLGQKRPSASLKPKSGQTGFRTASKPTKKESPREKNTPGNSSEGNKTVQDIRTEPQVYIYRPRNPNRPEKFKTNWIVLPKAPPPMNANTPESREEKARLWREYRQAMKPFKNREFKNAKRVIQRLGKKDLNELDEKQRERLDRANELVNSHKAMLNERIANRSARIEKEVKSGNTGQNSSNNWVVGKSMKESYKGDAQNSTQSQSRQSMPANSFISGGFLQPLNS, encoded by the coding sequence ATGGCTTTCGTCGTTTCCGAAGAAGATGAAGAAAGTTTGCGAAAGCAATGTGAAAATGCATCTTTGGAAGATGTCACAGATCAAACAAAGAAAGTGGGACCAAAAGGACAACTACCGCCCATAAAATTAGGCATGTCGTTTAGTGATTGGAAGCAAAAAAAAGAGGCTGAACAGGATAACACAAGCATAAAACCAGAAAGATTATGGAAACCTCCTGCGCAAATAAGGCAAAAGCAAAATTTTAGTGGGCCGTTCTTCGAAAGCAATCAACTGCCTGAGTATTATAACAACAACCAAATATCTAGGAGTCAACAACAAAACTTTCCAAATTTTAATGCCTTTCCACCACGACCGAACAATCAACAAGGGAGGCGGAACTTTTTTCAAGATCAGGCAATACCACCACTAAAGCCCCCACCGGCTTTTGATGATGTTGATGACCAGCGCTGGTATAACGGACCACTGATGCAACCAATGTTCCCACCAATGCCAAGAAAACCACGGCTACAACAACAAGGCATGCGTACAAACACATCCGGTCAATACAACAACCGTTTCCTAGGACAGAAACGGCCATCCGCAAGTCTTAAACCAAAATCTGGACAAACAGGCTTTAGGACAGCGTCGAAACCAACCAAAAAAGAATCGCCAAGAGAGAAAAACACCCCAGGGAATTCGTCTGAAGGAAATAAAACAGTTCAAGATATTCGTACAGAGCCACAAGTTTATATATACAGACCACGTAACCCCAATCGACcagaaaaattcaaaacaaattggATTGTGTTGCCAAAAGCACCACCGCCTATGAATGCAAATACACCTGAATCACGTGAAGAAAAGGCACGCTTATGGCGTGAATACCGTCAAGCTATgaaaccttttaaaaatcgtgAATTTAAAAATGCTAAACGAGTCATCCAACGACTGGGTAAAAAGGATTTAAATGAGTTGGATGAAAAGCAACGTGAACGTCTAGATCGAGCAAATGAACTAGTGAATTCTCATAAAGCAATGTTAAATGAACGTATTGCAAACCGTTCGGCACGTATTGAAAAAGAAGTAAAATCTGGAAACACAGGACAAAACTCATCGAACAATTGGGTAGTGGGCAAATCCATGAAGGAATCATACAAGGGTGATGCTCAGAACTCTACTCAGTCACAAAGTCGCCAATCGATGCCAGCGAATAGTTTTATATCTGGTGGTTTTTTGCAACCACTGAATTCTTAA
- the mRpS2 gene encoding small ribosomal subunit protein uS2m: MLQNSLKSAKRVFNLRTVSTISTRHQQAQPAIKVTTNTEPEDIALIEERILKHPDYFQVHNLFTVRDLFNARVHYGHKEGSLDDRMRPYIYGNRLGHLIFDLDITAAHLRDALNIAAHIAFRDGIILFFNRNALNAHLVEKKAMEAGEFSHTRFWRGGIFTNANVQFGAVTRLPDLCIFLNTQNNILTQHIAVRDSAKMAIPTIGVVDSNCNPNLITYPVPGNDDTPTAIELYCDLFKAAILRGKTKRKELLGEITEENRNQQSELTKQIPNQNKV, encoded by the exons ATCTG CTAAACGTGTTTTTAATTTACGCACCGTTTCTACAATTTCAACGCGACACCAACAAGCGCAACCTGCAATAAAAGTCACTACCAACACAGAACCGGAAGACATTGCGCTCATTGAGGAACGTATATTGAAACATCCAGACTATTTCCAAGTACACAACCTTTTTACTGTCCGTGATCTCTTCAATGCGCGTGTACATTATGGACATAAAGAAGGCTCTTTGGATGATCGTATGCGCCCCTATATCTACGGCAATAGGTTAGGTCATCTTATTTTCGATTTGGATATAACAGCTGCACATCTACGTGATGCCTTGAATATAGCAGCGCATATAGCTTTTCGTGATGGTATTATTTTATTCTTCAATCGAAATGCTTTAAATGCGCACTTGGTGGAGAAAAAAGCCATGGAAGCTGGTGAATTCTCACATACGCGTTTTTGGCGTGGAGGTATTTTTACCAATGCGAACGTACAATTTGGTGCTGTAACACGTCTGCCTGACCTCTGCATCTTTTTGAATACACAAAACAATATATTAACGCAGCATATTGCTGTACGTGATTCTGCAAAAATGGCTATACCCACAATTGGAGTGGTGGACAGCAATTGCAATCCTAATTTAATAACATACCCAGTGCCCGGTAATGATGATACGCCAACGGCAATTGAATTGTATTGTGATCTTTTTAAGGCGGCAATATTACGTGGTAAGACCAAACGGAAAGAGCTTTTGGGGGAAATTACAGAAGAAAATAGAAATCAACAGAGTGAACTAACGAAGCAGATACCTAATCAAAATAAAGTTtag